A stretch of DNA from Labrus mixtus chromosome 6, fLabMix1.1, whole genome shotgun sequence:
ttgttctggttgactcgggacgtttgtgggcggagctggtgtgtttcctccagccaatgacagcgcagcaggtgagtttaggagtggatacaattcagtgattggacgagattcaaagcggtgaatatgacggacgtggacgtagcagcaaagaagagaaaatataatgagagtgaggagaaacaccaagtggataaagctcgttctaaaacgagggtgaaccttgtgttgtcttttacccgtggacgtggagttgatctacttcctgttggacaggaaggtgatgaacactggcggttagcttgtgctagcatgtgTTAGCtagcagtgtaggtacaagcagtaaacatacacactacatcctgcagggggcgatgaacccaggaggaggaggggcttagtttgaatgttgtgtttacaaactgacTCCAACAGGTTAGTAACATGACTGGGGCTggtgtttcccttttttttgcattttctaaCAAACTAAGCAGTGAATCAAACTCTTGCGTCGCTCTCTTCGTCGGCTCCCTCCTCtgggtgctctctctctctcaggcctCCGCCGCCTGTGGGTGCAGCACGGCTCGTTATAGACCTCCAAATAACTGGTgccaaagacagaaacacaattcAATATTTGATCCAAGATCTCAGACAAAAGGCACAGAGGCAGAAATTAATGACTGTTTTCAGCGTTGATATGTAAATGGCACAAaatcaaaaagagaagaaaaacgacTTCCTGTTCACTGTCAACTATGAAAATAGATGTTTGGGAGGTTTGAAGCCAAATCACTGTGCCCGCATTGTTCTGCTCGCATTGACAATGAATAAACAATTACATGCAAAGTAGATTTTGGGCATGGCACCTCGGTCAATGCTGCGGTGGGTGTGCACAGGAAGCTGAAGGATTACTGATTCTAAAACAATGCAAAGCACGCAGCAATTAGGCTTTACGAGCGTGTCAGCGATGAACCGGCAGAGAGGAGATCCTGAGGATGAAGCCATGCAGGTTGTTTACCAGGTTACAATatcagatgttttataaaccactAGAAGCATCGACATCGTACAGACGATTAAGAAGCTGGAGaaagatcaaaatgttttatgactGTCGGCTTCAGGATAGCTACTTAAAACATAaacgcaacaaaaaaaacacattaagggatcgagactcagacaagaccaagaccaagaccaaggcagggtgagaccgagaccaaggcagggcgagactgagacaagaccaagaccaaggcagggaaagaccgagaccgagaccaaggcagggaaagaccgagaccgagaccaaggcagggaaagaccgagaccaagaccaagaccaaggcagggaaagaccgagaccgagaccaaggcagggaaagaccgagaccaagaccaagaccaaggcagggaaagaccaagaccaagaccaaggcagggtgagaccgagaccaaggcagggcgagactgagacaagaccaagaccaaggcacggaaagaccgagaccaaggcagggaaagaccgagaccaagaccaaggcagggtgagaccgagaccaagaccaaggcagggtgagaccgagaccaaggcagggcgagactgagacaagaccaagaccaagacaagaccaagaccaagaccaagaccaagaccaaggcagggaaagaccaagaccaagaccaagaccaagaccaagaccaaggcagggaaagaccgagaccaagaccaaggcagggtgagaccgagaccaaggcagggcgagactgagacaagaccaagaccaagacaagaccaagaccgagaccaagaccaagaccaaggcagggaaagaccgagaccaagaccaagacctaggcagggtgagaccaagacaagaccaagaccaagacaagaccaagaccgagaccaaggcagggtgaggccgagaccaaggcagggcgaaatgaattaaagttatttgttctttttagaaagaggcgttttccttctggaGAAGAaaccgatcagtggtggtcttgagaCCGAGACaggaccgagtaaaaatgcttttgattcagaGACGAGCCAGAGACCTTCAAATAGCGGTcttgaaatcggtcttggtctaaCATACCACAGCTTCCATTGCTGTGACGAGAACAATTCAAACATCCTGGAATTTGATAAACCAGCTTTATGCAGAGACCTAAAAGAACACATCTGTTGGTCAATTTATAGATCTGCTGATATTTAACACTCCCTGACTTTAAAGTGCTGGTCCCGTACCCGACCTCTGGGTCACAGCCTCATTCTGGTTCTCTGAGAGATCTCGCAGAAGAAGACTTCACAGACGCCTTGGATTACTAacccaaaagaaaaagaagaaaatgtgcatTTACATTCAGAAGGGAAAGAAAGTGTCACACAAAGTGTTCTCTAAAATGACAACTTCATTTTGCTCGCGTTATGTTTCGATTAGTTCGAGTGCCCGTGCTTCAGCGTGACCACGACTCAGCACATGCAAAGACTGCTGAGCGCCACAAACAACAGCTCATCTGATACAGACCTGCTGGAGCATGAAAGCAATTCCACTATGAGCTGCACGCCCTCTTGTTTTAATTACAAAGTAACAGATAGTAAGCATTAAGAGCCATATATAATTATCTGGGATGTTGACAGCGGCCTCGGCTGATGACCTTGCAGCAGTCTCTCTCCCGGTAGACGAGCAGTAAACCTTCCCCGCTAATGTGAAATTTCCAGTTGCTGTGcaaggtgaggggggggggggggggagagaaaagcTGCGGGCTGCTGCACTCATCACATTTTCTGATTAGAGGGGAGAAACATGGAGATAAATGAAGCGGAGGGGAGGGACGTCGGATGAAGACGCCATCAGTCAGTTTCTAACGCGGCGGTGCTACGTGCACTCTGGGTTATTCTGCAACGTAAGctctactttttttaaaagtatattgTGACATCGTTGGCGTCCCTGATGATTGAGCAGTTAATTTTAAGGGCATGTGCGGCGTGCAAGTGGGCACTTTGACCCTGCGTAGGATTGCtgagagagctgagagaaggTGTTACTGTAGAGCCATTTGATTGGAGGTCTGTGTGCAAAAACCCGGTCCCTTAACGACCTCGATCAGACCCTTCAATCGTCAAGTAAAAATTCAAGAAAGTTTTTAAGTTTTCCTCAAGTCAGAGGACTTCAGGTTGTCcaccttaaaaataaaagcaccacacttcagctTGTCCACgctcaaaataaaagcaccataCTTCAggttgtccaccttcaaaataaaagcaccacacttcagtttgtccaccttcaaaataaaagcaccacacttcagctTGTCCACgctcaaaataaaagcaccatacttcagtttgtccaccttcaaaataaaagcaccacacttcagctTATCCAcgatcaaaataaaagcaccacacttcagcttgtccaccttcaaaataaaagcaccacacttcaggtTGACCACgctcaaaataaaagcaccataCTTCAggttgtccaccttcaaaataaaagcaacacacttcaggttgtccaccttcaaaacaaaagcaccatACTTCAGGttgtcctccttcaaaataaaagcatcagacttcagtttgtcccccttcaaaataaaagcaccatacttcagtttgtccaccttcaaaataaaagcaccatacttcagtttgtccaccttcaaaataaaagcaccatacttcagtttgtccaccttcaaaataaaagcaccatacttcagtttgtccaccttcaaaataaaagcaccatacttcagtttgtccaccttcaaaatatgTAAGATGAGTCCTGATTTtcatatcttgtagtgtgagcatgTTTGAGATTAAGGAGAAGAAGCTCTGTTAACATTCTCCTCGTGTGTGGGATGCTGCCCGTGTGCGTGTGCTGTCCCACAGTCAGATCCATCAAGTGTGTGAGGGCTCTGATGCATACTTTGAAACGCCAAATAACGCACTTTCCATGAGTCTCCATTTCTGCAGACGTTCCTGTAAGACTTACTCAGAGTTTCCAACCGAGTTCATTTGTAGGTGACAACATGAAGGTGTTTACTGCTGTGGATATTCAAAGCACACCtgaagattattttttcttctgttttccagataaaaatgtaaactcttGTTGTATTTATGACTTTTGATCATTTGCTGAAATAATTAACACTAATATAAGATACAAATGACAGAGCTACAAAGACCCAGAAGTctggaaaataaagttttgtgcACAAGAAATTTGTTGACGGCGCTGTGAGAAGCCAAAGACCCATGTCGACTCATAAAGGTTCTGTAATATTACCCGATTAACTGAACAGACAACACTTACTGGATAACCACCCATCATGGTGTAAGATTTTCCTGTTTGGCCGTAGGCAAACACACAAGCATTGAAGCCCTCAAAGCGTTCAGGACATTTCACCTTAAGGCACCAGAAATctaagagcagaggaggaaaatgtatctggtaaaaaaaaaatgtctactaCTTCAACCAAAAGTAAGAAAGACTGGGCAGATGTGGAGAGATACCTTCTCCTGTGATGCAAAGTGGGGCTTATTCTGTCCGATGAATCGTTTGAGAAGTCCAAAGAAAAATACTTCCATGTGTCCTTCTGATCGTGGCCTTGAGTAGTTGAAGGCTGtgtgaaaagacaaacatatttattttctcgAGAGTTACATTTGcatcataaacacaaaacagacataaaGAACAGACATACAACGACACTGTGAGTGAAACCCCCCGAGTTCAAATAAAGTCTGGATGTTGAGTAAAAGGTTAGGaaaaaatattgtgatgatTTGCAAATCGTTGAACCGGCAACCGGCTAGTACCACGATTAGGTGTAAAAAGAGCAAACGAGAGAGGCTGAGTCTATCTgaagtgaggatgaggaggggttcacctctctgtgtggaaGAGTGCTGGTACAGGACGCTGGTTTGGCGCAGTTAGTCGGCGAGCACCCTGTGCATAGAGGCTCCAGTCCTCAAAGCACTGGTCGCAGGTTTATCTGTGTGACCACGTaaacgtgtttatttctgctgtaaaaactgtctttttataAAGGATGTGACTTCCCGTGCTTCtccagccagcctcaagcggacactggACGAACTGCAGGACTCTTGgcttcttataatggttctgggttcttatgatggttcttataatggttctgggttcttgtgatggttcttgtgatggtcgggttatatatgtctgttgggtatcgtgcactttgggttcttttctgttgaattgtatttaattattttgagtattttgtatttgtttgttcttgctgttgtttatgttcttctgtgtttgctttagtttgttcttgtttttgctgtttgtcaaagcactttgtaaacctgagtttttaaaaggtgctatataaataaagttattattattatatattatttttcaacaccagaggttactGCTTCAGTTTCACCGCATGtgcttatttattattttcaactATAGGCTACACATGGGGTTACAGGTCCAAACTTACTTCAATTTGGGGCTGACTAttaaaaatatctataaaatataaaatataaaagagctAACATTTCAAATTgcatgcataaaaaaaagattttagtaCATTTAAGTTTTTGAGTAATTATACCTTATAAATAGATGTAGTGTCATATGAACAATCACCTTTGATGATAACTGCTTTTCTCTGTGGGGGAAATATGAGTGACAGGAGGTGTTTTTTTAGCACATTTGGAGACGTTTACAAtaggtatttgttttattttacctaCCTTTTGGTAAGTGGAGGGACTCGGACCTCAACTCGCACAGAAGCCATGATTAATCTAAACATTAGAAAGAACTAATCTAGCAGCGGATCCTGCACACTGTGCTCTCCTGTTTTCAAGAAGAAGTAGGACATACCTGGCTGCTGCCTATTTCCCACCTCATCAGGACACCTGAGGCCTGACATGTCCGCGTCGTCTCCATGCAGTACACCGAATAGCCACTAGggtgtttcatttaaaaaacgcCGGAggacaaacaataacacaaggGCGTCAACACGCTGCCAATAAGTAAAGTCAATTTTCACGCTTGAACTTATTATTAAACGtcaaaaaaggcaaataaaaaaactgagatTTGATTCCCAAACGATTATTTGCTTTTTAGATGTTTATGTCTGAAAATAACAGCCTGATGATCCTCGTTTTAAAGGTTGAAACTCGTATTTCCTACTTTCCTAAATAATTGAATGCGGCTATATGGCGATCCACGTCTCCCATGATGCAGTGCGGCGGCACGGACCCGGCGGGGACATTCAAAAAAAACTATGGCGGACGACTCGGCGATATTTAAAACTATTTCAAACTCAGAAAAAGcggaaaaaaagtatttaaataatGACGAAGATGGTAAAACGAGGAGGCGCCTTTCGTTCTCATCGGAAAATAACGCCAGCAAACAAGAGCACCCGGATGTTTCACGTAAAATCTTAACGTTACAAAATGTTCCCGACGAGTCGAAGTCGTGCGGCCGACTCCCTCCGGAAATGTCCGAACAGCTCTCACTGCAGGCCTCATGTTTACAGGCGAAAAATACAGAAGAATTAAACGATGTTTCCAATGAAAATCGGCTTAATTTACAACAGAGTGGTGTGAACGTCACTGAAGACAAGGAAAACACAGCTGTGCTAACAACAACTAGCACTACAGGTAGGAAACACACAGGTGACAAGAGTTTCCCCATTACAAGCCTTATTTTCAGCTTGAAATAAGACATTATTCTGGACTTGTCGGGTAAATTTAGCTCAAAGTGTGTAAAGATATTTCTGACTAGGtgttaaatcaacacacatgGAATGCATTATCTTAAATACTTAACTAACATCCTGTTTAGGGCGTTAAATGTTTAGTTAACACCACAAATACATTAGTTAACATCTATGCTGAACATAACATTAATACTTTAGGGTCTTTGCATGAATTTGTGATATTGCCTTGCACAAAAATGCAATACTTATATGCTGTATTGATGGTTTCCCCCCTTGCCCTTGTGATTTCACATTAACATATCTTGTGTAAATGGTAATAACCTGATGCAGTAATCTGAAGACTTGCCTGAATCATGattacttttgttttgatgtatgTTTTTCTCATGACACTTAATTACTTCTGAATGCAGGTCTTTTTCTGATGACCGAGTAAAGCCTACTTTTGCTAAAATGAGTAGAGTAATTCTTTCACCACAGCCAGACAGAGTTTGTCTTTAAGTCCAGAGAGAGAATGGGAACAACAGCTTCATTAAAACGCTGTCCTCGGTGGATTTCATTAACTTTTAACCAGCTGAAATTGAGCACGCCCGTCGTATCCCTCAATCTAATTGAATCACTGCGCTCTCTCATTCGGACAGACGACACCACAGAGGAGGGCGCTTCTGGTCAGAGAGGTCTGCAGCAGGATTCCAGCGTGACTGACGGGAAACAACACAGCGAGACAGAGGACAGCGATGCCAAGGTGGTGAGGAGAGCGCAGGAGGAAGGCCACGTGAACGTCGTCTTCCCCGGCCCCGTGAGCCaggacggctgctgccgattcGTCAGCGAGATCCTCAAGTGCATCCTGTACCAGAGACAGCAGCTACCCATGACCTACGACCAGCTGGTGTACTCTCAGAAGAAGCTGCAAGCGTCGATGCAGGTGAGAACGAAGAGCGGTGTGGTGCACCgtcatcaaattcaaaataggCAGACTACACCGGGTAATAAAATGCATCCTGGGACGTCCCGTTTGTTCCAGTGACCTCATTGATCAGATCTCATCTACCcctgaaaatgcaaataaacaaGCTGCCCTAATCACCTTCATTAGCCTTACTGAtgaatggggcgctggtggcgcagtggttggagCACGGCCccgtgtgtggaggctgtagtcctccaagcaggcggcccaggttcaaatccgacctgtggctcctttcccgcatgtcattccctctctctctctctctctccctgatttctgactctgtccactgtcctatctctctaataaaagcacaaaaagcacaaaaataaaaaatactgatgGCCTTAACGCCACCTCTGCAGATAACTTAGGACTCGTTTTGATACCAGATGTAGttgttgatttcttttcttttttattgtgataaggtgaacaagtacaaaactaaaatgtgtaCATAGACATGataattaaagcaacaacaaatatatgaaacaaaatcaaaatacacaaaacattagcaaagacaaatacaattaaagtatataaaataaaagtcaagtagTAAGTTGAGGTAGTGTATAAgaaaagtgtgagtgtgtgtgtgaggcagtgtaatgcattaaagtgagtggctgaagtaacaagaaaaataaacagaaacaaaattgaagataattgagaagaaaagaataaagatatatatatatatatatatgtcaacattaatggaaagaagaacattttacatatatttatataaataataaaataaattgtttggtgttgttgatttctTCTAACAgaaggctttttctttttttccaggatAAAGACGTAGTGAGTCGGAGGCCGGCGCCGTCTGCAGACATGGACTTGCGAAAGTGTCAACAGACCCTTCAGGATCTGGAGGaggtgctgcagcagctggaggtgCTCTTCTCCCTCAGCAGGGTGCCTCGGGTGCTGCTGCTCCTGGGCGGCTCCCTCGTCCTCCCCAAAGAGCTGTACGAGATCAACCTGGAGAATCTGGAAGTGGCCGGCGGGGATCAGTGTCTGCGCGTCTCCTCCTGCTTACGGCAACTCTTCAGGACTCTGTTCGTGGCCGACCTTTTGTCTGACAGCAAACCGGTGCGCTTGATGCCCACCACGGTCTTAGTGCTGGCTCACAGGGACTGCGGCGTGGGATGGTTCCGCCCCAAACTACAATTTAAAGTGCCGACACGTGTGAAAAACCAAGCGATTGTTCTCTCTAGCGATCCAGACACCTGTAAGAATGCGAGGGCCGAGGAGTCGGACGGGCAGGATTACGTTTGGTTTCAGGCGCCAATGACGATCAAAGGCTTCGGGAAGTGACCCCGAACGCTCTTTCTGGAGCGTGTGTGATACGTTGCAATTCTAATAGTCGTTGAAATGGGTGTTGAATGATTGTTTGTcaatattttaatgaattatgaATTTAAATTTTTACTTGAAATTAAAAAGTGTCATGAAAAACAACAGTGTTTACAAGGTgacttaacatttttttaaatataaaaaaaaaagctttgttgtcATGGCATTAAATCTGtttgagaacaggatgttttattgtttatatttattaagagtgttgttttacatgttttgcataaaacacagaaatgttagGAACCTCACACACATCAGACTGATGCAAAAACTTCATTTAATCATCAAAACTTTGTTCACATTCAAAGGCTGGTGTTATGTTGAGAAATGCATCCCTGCCAAGAGATGCATGCACCTCGTGGGAGTGTTTAAAAACGGTCTAAATCTTATTTCTGGGGGCAGATCTGTGATGAACTCAATGCTCTGCAGACTAACTAAAGATGACATGCAATCAGTGTTTGACTCTGAAGTGCCTTCAGAGGAAATTTAAGGGAGGATGCAAAATACAGCCGTGTAAAAATTGTGTCTGCCGAggcgctgatagcctagcaGAGGCTAAAGTCCACATCCTAGCGGCCGTGCTATCTAATCTGACctcggctctttgctgcatgtcatcccccaacATCTCCTGTCTCACTTCAGCTAtccaacaaaggcaaaaaataacttttaaaaaaagggaaaaaagatgTCTGTCATATGTTGCATTGTCCTGCGAGGTGCATGCATTTCTCTTCATAACACCGGTGTca
This window harbors:
- the mad2l1bp gene encoding LOW QUALITY PROTEIN: MAD2L1-binding protein (The sequence of the model RefSeq protein was modified relative to this genomic sequence to represent the inferred CDS: deleted 1 base in 1 codon); protein product: MMQCGGTDPAGTFKKTMADDSAIFKTISNSEKAEKKYLNNDEDGKTRRRLSFSSENNASKQEHPDVSRKILTLQNVPDESKSCGRLPPEMSEQLSLQASCLQAKNTEELNDVSNENRLNLQQSGVNVTEDKENTAVLTTTSTTDDTTEEGASGQRGLQQDSSVTDGKQHSETEDSDAKVVRRAQEEGHVNVVFPGPVSQDGCCRFVSEILKCILYQRQQLPMTYDQLVYSQKKLQASMQDKDVVSRRPAPSADMDLRKCQQTLQDLEEVLQQLEVLFSLSRVPRVLLLLGGSLVLPKELYEINLENLEVAGGDQCLRVSSCLRQLFRTLFVADLLSDSKPVRLMPTTVLVLAHRDCGVGWFRPKLQFKVPTRVKNQAIVLSSDPDTCKNARAEESDGQDYVWFQAPMTIKGFGK